In Daphnia pulicaria isolate SC F1-1A chromosome 9, SC_F0-13Bv2, whole genome shotgun sequence, the genomic stretch GAGTGAAATACCAAACGAACTGGACGGTGCCAAACAGCAGACTGACTCTGGTAGTGTCCCAACTGCCGTCCATTTATGCCTCcacattttttggttgttatGGAAAtcgtaaaataaaactaaaaaactaaaggcggaagtaaaataataatataaaggaaacccccccaaaaaaaattccccccgCTATTAAGTGGTTGCTCAAAGGCAAATTTGGTTATTTCCAGGGCGTCAATCCTTGGTGAAATGCGATGTGATGAGCAACGTCTCATGACGACGACCTTGATAACTCAAtccgcaatttttttaaaataaagatcgTGCCATTGAATATATGACGTCATCTCTGTTTCAGTCCATCACGTTTGGTGGTGGACCAATGATCGATCCACCGAATTTTGACAGAATCCATactctcttttatttcttacctTCCATTCAGGTTGGAAACTAAAAGGTAGAAATTTCAAGATCAACAGACGCCGAGGGCTTTGTTATTTCCCCAACTAaaatctcctttttcttttgggtggtTCCGTATAGCCTTGAGAAGAAGTGTCCATTATCCAAACCTACTACACCTTTTCCCCTGGCATCAGTACTACATTCCGGGcgtaaatttactttttttttctttatgaaaataaaaagagacatacggtcttcttcttctgctgtccATGTCGGGATTCTTActcttttatttatatagCCTACGGGCTTTTCAAATGGCAGTCATCCTCTGCCCATGCAAAGACACCAAGAGAAATACCCCCCACAGAAGAAGATAAACAATCGGGAAAGGAGAAAGTATTTGTTTAAATAAGCCTTGCCAGTTGAAACTGAAAGTCAAGTTTAGAATATACAAGAAATTCAGGGACGACCGTATAATTATATTACCGAGTTATTGCAACTAAAATGTGATTATACCTGGCCGATGGTGGAAAACATCAAACGATTTGATTTACGAGACATTTCTACTCGATTTATAGCCACTTCCCGCTCTTAGTTGTTGGGCCATTTTCTCACGATATTTAATCGCGCTTTGTTAACTTAACGACGTGAAAATCTTTGTTTtgccaaaataaaattgacgCTAAATGATTTACTAGCctcaatttcatttgatttgtaTATGAATCAAACTGGGTGTTAATGTTTTGACGACTCGCGTGTGCTGCCCGTTGACCGTGAAGGTGCACGGGATTCCCGTTAGATTTGCTCTCCCAATGCAGGTCAATTTACCGATTAATCTGTGCATACTAATCGCAGTCACGTTGGCCAATGATGTTGATGACACAAGGAGAGTTTAAAGACCCCGCCCATCTCCAATCCGTTGACATTGGTTCGACTTTGATATTTTTAGCGGATGCCATTCCGCGAGTTGTACTGTCGGAATTCCTTCCATTTCTATCACTAATGCGGAtgggattttgtttttctgtttgttccgCCAGCGTGACTCGGGAGTTAATAGAAACTCTTGTGAGGCATCAAAAGCGTGcaataaaaatctttcacgCGTTGTTTGCACAGGGAAAAACAAACGATACGTGGGAAATACGAAAAACAATCATGACAACGCCAACAATTATCACAATTGAAACGGACAAACATTTGCGGTGAACATGTCGGCCTTCGAAACGAATTGACTTTGACTCGACTTTGAGACTTTGCTGGATGTACTTCTGGCCGGAACGTGAATTGTCAGGCGATCTATCGAAATGTATTATCAATCCATCATCGAGAGCGTGTGTATAATTCTCTCTgctcttcttgttttgtttttttaagaattgaATAAATGATGTCGTTGCGGAGAACGTTCACCCGGATAGAGGAATGCCGAATCAGCAAGTAGAATGCGCATTGAACTTGTAATGCGCATTTTCGTCTGCCAACGTTGAAATTCCACGGCTGACTCGAGTCTTATCACGACAGTTGAATTTCTAATGCAACATAGTCCCACTAGATCAGAGATTCCATAAAGTTGCAAATCGCTATCACAAtctgttatttcttttctttaattttatttaaattgaagcgaaacacaaaattcaaatgtcatGAAAAACGTGGGTTGTCTCAGCAAGGGCTGCGCCATCTAGAAATCGAGCTGGAAATTTAATCTATCGTTTCTCAATCTAAAGAAAAACTCGTTTTGTTATCATCTCTGATTCTCATCAAAATGTACCGTAACGAGTTTGAGTgcgcctttttattttaaaaattttctaccATTTATTTAATACAGCGAAATGGAATTATTTCTATCTGATTATCTGCAGCGTGCAGCACAGCTCCGGGGCAAagcatttttcctttattggCAAGCGCTTTGCATACAATTGACCGCTGTTGTAGTAACAATTGCATCATTCCGCATAGACTGTGCGGCACATTTGCATAAACATTTCGTCCGTTATTTTAGTCCCGGTCAAAAGTGGCCACCTCTGCCAAGTTATAGTGATGACGAGTCTTtcaattgaatgtttttttattcgcgttTTCTTTCGgttcaacaaaaacaagtttaaCATTAAGGAAATTGTGCTGTCATTTTGATAGGGAGAAACATTAATTCGTCAtttgtggaaaatgtcaatTTGGTTATTGACGTTGCGCTCAGCACCTTATTGTCACACGCTTTCTTCCGTATTGTATTGTAGGAAATGATTTGGGAATAACGAGTGGAGTTGGGCAACTCTAACGAAATGTGGATCgtacaaattcaaatggtCGTTGGCTCGTTAATATTCCGGTTTTTGGGCAAAGTCGACGGTTCCAGTGCTAGCAGGAACATCAGCAGCGACAACAGAATCGACTGCGGGAGCATCGGCAGGAACTGAAGGTGCAGCGGCGTCGCTATTAGTGCCAGAGAGTTCAGTAGCTTCTACAGCGGGAGCCGTGCCGTTGGCCTTTTGTCCTTCACGCCAGCCCAGATAATTGCTGCCGTAACCACTTTCTGAGAATCGTAAAAAGATTGGCAAACAAATTCACGTAAAACTATCAGATAAAATCTTATATGGCCGAATGATTTCAGTTGGATTCAATTTTTACCAATGGAAAGGCTGTTGTATCCCGAGTTTCCGTATCCGGTAGTTCCGTGCTggatttggttgttgttggttccGTACAGCCCTCCCGTGTTGTAGTCGGTGTTGGTGCCGTACCCATTGTTGTTTCCGTATAGTCCCGTGTTGGTGCCATATCCGCTGTTGGAGCCCAAGCCGGAATTGGATCCGGAGCCGAAGCCGGAATTGCTGGATCCCGATCCGAATCCAGCGTTTGATCCCGTATTGTAGCCAGTGTTTCCGTAGCCCGTGTTTCCGTACCCGGCATTAATACCAGTATTGGTGCCATAACCTGCGTTTGTTCCGTATCCGGTATTGCCAGTGTTCGTTCCATAACCTGTGTTCGTTGTGTGTCCGGAATTCGTCCCATAGCCAGTGTTACCGTAGCCAGTGTTACCGTAGCCGGTGTTGGCGCTCCCGGTGTTGCCGAACCCGGTGTTGCCGTAGCCAGCATTTCCACCATAAGCTATATAatgaatcaaacattaaatcatttgccatcttttaaaaagataaaaacaatGAACTCACTGCCGCCGTAATTGGAGTTTCCTCCGGCATTGTAGCCCGGATTGTTGTATCCACTTCCGCCATATCCTGCTAAAAgatcaaaggtttttttttttaaataatacgactttcatttttcattttttaagacGATGCGTACCTCCGTTGTTGTTGGCGTAGCCATTATTAGCTCCGTAGCCGTTGCTGTTCTGGTAGTCCACCTTTTGCTGGTTGTTGTAACTGCTACTCTGTTGCTGGTGGCTGCTGCTCTGCTGCTGGTAGTTGGTGCTGCTCAGCTGGTGACCTATCACACGAATGGTTGTTGTAGATTGTACCATTGTCCAAAAGTCTTATTGCATTACCTGCTGATTGGTGACCAGAGTTGGGACGGTATCGTTCGTCGACGTTTTCACCTTCAGCCAATTCGGATTGGGCGAGTAATTCTTCGGCGACAATTCCGGCTACTTCCGGTGAGATGACAAGTTGTCCTTCCTCTTCAGGGTAGGGCATGGCAACGGCCACAGTCACCAACATCAactgaaatcaaaattttcgtATTGAATTTCAACTTTAGTCAAcgctattaattattttttaaataaaagagactCACGGTTAAGATGAAACGAGACATGATTGCTTTGTTTAGCGGCGGATGGGATTCCGGCGAAGGGATGTGGCCGCTGGGACGGTTGGAGTGCGGATGTTTCTCATTCGGCTGAATCCCAACGGTATTTATAGTCAAACGAAAGGGGGGATGGTACACACAGTAGAGAAGGAGGGGGGCAACAGTGCTGCTAAGGGTGGCGAAGAAGAATTATGGGAAAAAGATTATTCAAACCACcttgaagaaaacaacaaaaaggttTGGTGGTTGGCTGGGGGAAAACCAAAAGGGGAGGAAAAAACCCATCGACTTTCTtagcttcttcctcttcttcgtgtTCCGCTGCCTACCGAGTAAAGTCGACACT encodes the following:
- the LOC124313189 gene encoding uncharacterized PPE family protein PPE40-like isoform X2; translated protein: MSRFILTLMLVTVAVAMPYPEEEGQLVISPEVAGIVAEELLAQSELAEGENVDERYRPNSGHQSGHQLSSTNYQQQSSSHQQQSSSYNNQQKVDYQNSNGYGANNGYANNNGAGYGGSGYNNPGYNAGGNSNYGGTYGGNAGYGNTGFGNTGSANTGYGNTGYGNTGYGTNSGHTTNTGYGTNTGNTGYGTNAGYGTNTGINAGYGNTGYGNTGYNTGSNAGFGSGSSNSGFGSGSNSGLGSNSGYGTNTGLYGNNNGYGTNTDYNTGGLYGTNNNQIQHGTTGYGNSGYNSLSIESGYGSNYLGWREGQKANGTAPAVEATELSGTNSDAAAPSVPADAPAVDSVVAADVPASTGTVDFAQKPEY
- the LOC124313189 gene encoding uncharacterized PPE family protein PPE40-like isoform X3, producing MSRFILTLMLVTVAVAMPYPEEEGQLVISPEVAGIVAEELLAQSELAEGENVDERYRPNSGHQSAGHQLSSTNYQQQSSSHQQQSSSYNNQQKVDYQNSNGYGANNGYANNNGGYGGSGYNNPGYNAGGNSNYGGTYGGNAGYGNTGFGNTGSANTGYGNTGYGNTGYGTNSGHTTNTGYGTNTGNTGYGTNAGYGTNTGINAGYGNTGYGNTGYNTGSNAGFGSGSSNSGFGSGSNSGLGSNSGYGTNTGLYGNNNGYGTNTDYNTGGLYGTNNNQIQHGTTGYGNSGYNSLSIESGYGSNYLGWREGQKANGTAPAVEATELSGTNSDAAAPSVPADAPAVDSVVAADVPASTGTVDFAQKPEY
- the LOC124313189 gene encoding uncharacterized PPE family protein PPE40-like isoform X1, producing the protein MSRFILTLMLVTVAVAMPYPEEEGQLVISPEVAGIVAEELLAQSELAEGENVDERYRPNSGHQSAGHQLSSTNYQQQSSSHQQQSSSYNNQQKVDYQNSNGYGANNGYANNNGAGYGGSGYNNPGYNAGGNSNYGGTYGGNAGYGNTGFGNTGSANTGYGNTGYGNTGYGTNSGHTTNTGYGTNTGNTGYGTNAGYGTNTGINAGYGNTGYGNTGYNTGSNAGFGSGSSNSGFGSGSNSGLGSNSGYGTNTGLYGNNNGYGTNTDYNTGGLYGTNNNQIQHGTTGYGNSGYNSLSIESGYGSNYLGWREGQKANGTAPAVEATELSGTNSDAAAPSVPADAPAVDSVVAADVPASTGTVDFAQKPEY